From the Prochlorococcus marinus CUG1416 genome, the window CGATTAATCCACCACCACCTACAGCAACATAAATTGCATATGGTTTTTCATTTGATTGTTGTTCAAGTTCAATAGCTATAGTTCCTTGTCCTGCGATTACGTCTGGATCATCAAAAGGATGAATAAAACATAATTTTCTTTCTTGGCTAATCCGTATTGCTTCTTTATAAGTTTCATCATAATTATCACCATATAATATAACTTTTGCTTTTAAATTTTTTACTGCGTTGATTTTAACTAGAGGTGTTGTTATGGGCATTAAAATAGTAGCTTGGCAATTTAACTTAAGAGCACTCAATGCCACCCCTTGAGCATGATTACCAGCACTAGAGGTAATTACTCCCTGAGTTAGCTGTGACTTATTGAGCTTACTCATTTTGTTATATGCACCTCTTATTTTAAATGAAAATACGTCTTGAAGATCTTCTCTTTTTAAATAAATTTCATTTTTAAGTGAATTACTTAGATTATGAGCTTTTTCTAGCGGTGTTTTTTTTGCCACTTTATAAACTTCAGCTTGAAGTATTTTTTCAAAATAATCATTCATATACATATTTTTAGCATTAATTATTAATCTAATAAAACATTACATGATCTATTTCATAAAAAGTACTCATTTTGCACCTCGGCGTTTTAAATTATATAGATAACTATTTTTATGTAATGCTTTTAAGTGAGTTAAGTCATCCGAATGAACTACATGGCTTAACAGTTGCACAATTAGAGGAAATTGCTTGTCAAATTAGGGAAAGACATCTTCAAGTAGTATCCACCAGTGGTGGACATCTTGGTCCTGGATTAGGCGTTGTTGAGTTGACATTGGCTTTATATCAAACTCTTGATCTTGATTTTGATAAAGTTGTTTGGGATGTTGGTCATCAAGGTTATCCTCATAAATTAATAACAGGTCGTTTCACTGAATTTGATTCTCTTAGACAACAAAATGGCGTAGCAGGTTATCTGAAAAGAACTGAAAATAAATTTGACCATTTTGGTGCAGGTCATGCAAGTACATCTATTTCAGCAGCATTAGGAATGGCTATAGCAAGAGATAGAAAAGGAGAAAATCATAAATGTGTAGCTGTAATTGGAGATGGAGCATTAACTGGTGGAATGGCTTTAGAAGCCATAAATCATGCTGGTCACCTACCAAATACACCCTTTGTTGTAGTACTAAATGATAATGATATGTCTATATCTCCTCCAGTTGGGGCTCTTTCATCTTATTTAAATAAGGTTAGACTTAGTCCCCCATTACAATTTTTATCAGATAGTGTACAAGAAAGTGTGAAAAATATTCCGTTAATTGGTAAGGATATACCAGAAGAATTAAAAAATATTAAAGGAAGTGTGCGACGTTTAGCTGTGCCTAAAGTTGGAGCTGTTTTTGAAGAACTTGGGTTTACATATATGGGTCCAATTGACGGTCATAATATTGGAAATTTAATTAATACATTTAATGCTGCTCATAGACTAAAAAAACCTGTGCTAGTTCATGTTGTTACAACGAAAGGTAAGGGTTACCCATATGCAGAAGCTGATCAAGTTGGGTATCATGCCCAGTCTGCATTTGATCTTACGACTGGAAAATCTATTCCATCTAATAAACCAAAGCCTGTTAGTTACAGTAAAATTTTTGGTCAAACCTTATTAAAAATTTGTGAGCAGGATAGTAAAGTTATTGGTATTACTGCAGCAATGGCTACTGGCACCGGATTAGATATTCTGCAAAAAAATATCCCAGATCAATATGTCGATGTAGGAATAGCTGAGCAACATGCGGTTACTCTTGCAGCTGGAATGTCCTGCGATGGTCTTAAGCCAGTTGTAGCTATTTACAGCACTTTCCTTCAACGTGCCTTTGATCAACTAATTCATGATGTAGGGATACAAAATTTACCTGTTTCATTCGTACTTGATAGAGCTGGAATAGTTGGTGCAGATGGTCCTACCCATCAAGGTCAGTACGATATCAGTTATATGAGATCCATACCTAATTTTGTCTTAATGGCTCCAAAAGACGAGTCCGAATTACAGAGAATGTTAATAACATCAATTAATCATAAAGGACCTACCGCTCTTAGAATACCTAGAGGTTCTGGATTAGGCGTAGCTGTAATGGATGAGGGTTGGGAACCAATTAATATAGGTGAAGGTGAAATACTAGAAGAGGGTAATGATATTTTAATTATTGCTTATGGTTCTATGGTCGCTTCAGCAATTGAGACATCAAAGATCTTAAAGGATATGAAAATTAATGCATGTATTGTAAATGCAAGATTTGTAAAACCTCTCGATCAAAAACTGATTGTTCCTCTAGCAAGTAGAATCAAAAAAGTAGTAACTATGGAAGAAGGGACATTAATTGGTGGGTTTGGTTCAGCTATCGTTGAATTATTTAACGATAATGAAGTAAATATTCCTGTATACAGGATTGGTATACCTGATGTTTTAGTTGATCATGCATCACCTGATCAGAGTAAGAAAAAATTAGGTCTTATGCCTGATCAGATGGCAGATAAAATTATTGAGAAATTCAAATTAAATAATTAAAAATTATTTTAAAAATTTCTATAAAACACCACGTGATGCTAATCCAAGTATCGCACCAATTCCAAATATGTGACCTAAGCAATTAGCTCCAACAACTGAGGCGTGACTTAAACCACCATAAAATGTTGAATTAGGTATTTCAAAACCTTCATTAGGTTTTTGAATATTTGCTCTTGCTATTGCATAAGCAATACCATTACATGTAATCATTATCATGGCACATTTGGGAGACCAAGAAAATGTTGCTGGATCAGCAGCTGCAAATAATGTAGTAAGCATAAAAATTCGTTATTTTTATATATTCTCTAATACTTTTGCATAAAAAAGACAAAATTGTTAAAGGTCTTAAGAGTTGTTTACTTCTAAATTATTTAATATCTTTAAGAAACCAAATAATATAACAAAATCACTTAGGGTTAGGAAAAACTCAGCTGAACCATGAAGTAGGTCAACTTCAACAAGTGTTTTATCATAATATGTTAATGATAAAATAGATAATAATATAGTTATAAATACAAAGAAAACTGTCAAGGAAAAGCCTGTCTTTACAAATCTATTAATTGATTTGAGTTTATATAAGTAAAACAAAAAGATTGAATATGGAATAATTGAAGCAGCAAATAATACTGTATTATCTAAAGTCGCTAATTTCTCTAAAAACATTAAGAAAAAATCATTCATAAGTAAAAGACGTTTTGTATATAACAATGGTTGCTATCGCTAATGTTGAGTTACCTATAAAAGTCAATATTCCTTGAAGAGTTACTAAACCATACAAAGATTCCTGATTATCAAAAATATGCCAGGTAATTGCGCACATGGCACTAATTAAATTTGGAATCATAGCTAGGCTTAACCAAAAAAAAGTTTTGTATTTTTCAAAATTACTTATTTTTTTAATTATAAATATTGCATAAATCCATTCAACTACTGATGAAATATGTATTAACCATGTTCCAAATGATAGTTCGTGCAAAATTTTACCTTTTTTTCTTTAATACGTTAAGGACTTCCTTAGCATGATTTATGGGTAGGACACTTATCCATCTATAAGAGATTTTACCTTCTGGAGAGATCAAAAAAGTATTTCTATCTGAGAATGGAGGTATCCAGGAACCATATTTATCACTAATGATTCCATTTGGATCAGATAATAAAGTATAGTTTATAGATTTCTCACGGCAGAAACTTTCATGAGAATCTTGATTATCAGCACTTATGCCAACAATTTCTGCATTATATTTTGAAAAATCATTTTTTAATTCTGAAAACCCTTTAGCTTCAATAGTGCAACCTACTGTAAAATCCTTGGGATAAAAATAGATAACAAGCCATTTACCTTGGAAATCACTTAATTCCCACATTGTTTTTGTTTTTATTTTTTTATTAAAACCTTCTAAATGAAAGTCTGGAGCCAAGTCTCCAACTTCAGGAGCAAAGTCAAAGGCTAATGCTGAATTAAAATTAATTAAAAGAAAAAATGATATAGATAGACATAAAACTAAATTTCTCATCAAATTTAGAATTTCTTTAAATCAACTCCATTTGATTTAGCAAATTTATCTAAACCTACTTTTTGAATTGATTTGAGAGCTTTAGTACTAATTTTTATATTTACCCATTTTTTTCCTTCCTCCCACCAAAGTCTTCTTTTTTGAAGATTAACTTGTTGTAATTTCTTTGTACGAATATGTGAGTGACTCACGGCCATTCCGTTATTAGCTTTTGCACCAGTCAGTTCGCAAACTCTTGACATATTTTTTGAGTTATATCTTTAAAAATTTTAACATACGACTTAGGTTGTTGAATTAAGTAATTCTGAAATTAATTCGGCATTATTATTTTGTAAATTAATGATCTGTTCTTGATCTAATCCACCAACGGATAGTTTAGCCATACTGTAAACATGATTAGCAATTTTAGATGCCAATGGATTTTCAATAGGCTCTTTTTTATCAATAATTATTTTATTGCCAGTAATTTTATTAAGGCCAATAATAAGTGGATGTTCTTTATTAATTAAGAGGACATGATATTCAGGTAAGCCAGGCATCTTCTGTTCCATGTAAGCGCCCATATCATTAATTCTTCTCATTTGCTCTGGAAGCAAGATCATTGCAGGTGGGGCACCTTGGCTTGAAAGTGACTGAACTTTAACTGTTACTTTTTCATTGTTAAGTGCTTTAACTATGGTCTCTCTAAGATTTTCTGTATTTGATTTGCCATCCTTATCTACAATTTCATTGGCTTCGTTATCTTGTAGTTCATTTATTTCCGAATCAACTCTTTGGAATTGATAGTCTTCGTTTTTGCTTTCCAACCATGGAAGAAATTGTGCATCAATTAACGGATCTGATTTAATAACTTCTTTGTTATCAGATAAACAGATATTTAATGCACTTGACTGAGCAATAATATCTGAACAATAAATAATTTTTTTAGAATCATTTATGTTATTTCGTTCTTTGTAGTTTGCCAGAGTTGTAAAATATTTATCATTGGATTTGATAAGGGACTTATTATCAATATCCTTAGTGACGTCTTTTTCCGAATTAATTATTGTTTCGAAAATTATACTTTTATCGACTAAATCAGCAAATTTTTCATCTTCGATAGCACCAATTTTAATAAAAGCAGAGATTGAATCCCATATTTCGGCATAAAATTCTGGAGAATTTTTTATCAAATCCTTTAATTTATTAGCAATTTTCTTTGATATAAATGAAGATATTGACCGTACCTTTCTATCCGTTTGTAATGCACTTCTACTAACATTTAATGGGATATCTGTAGAATCAATAACTCCTCTTAGAGGTAAAAGATATTTTGGTACTATTTCTTTAATTGAATCGCTTACAAATACTTGATTACAAAATAGTTTTATTTCGCCCTTTTCCCAATCAGCTCTACCAGACAACTTAGGAAAATACAATATACCTTGTATATCATATGGATAATCTGTATTTAGATGAATCCATAACAATGGATCTCCCTGAAAAGGGTAAAGGTATTTATATAACTCGATATAGTCCTCATCTTTTAATTCACTAGATTGTTTTCTCCAAGGAGGATTTTTCTTATTAATTGTTTCACCTTCTAATAAGACATCTATTGGCATGAAATCACAATATTTTTTTATTAATGATTTAATCCTTTCAGGTTCAATAAACTCTTTTTCTTCTTCAAGTAGGTGAAGTATCACATCTGTACCAATTGTTTCCCTTTCTGATTCCTCTAATGTGAAATTTGGCGATCCATCACAAGACCATTTGAAAGCTTTTGATTCCCCAATTGCTGATTTAGTTAATATATCGACTTTTTCTGCCACCATGAAACTTGAATAAAATCCA encodes:
- the dxs gene encoding 1-deoxy-D-xylulose-5-phosphate synthase — its product is MLLSELSHPNELHGLTVAQLEEIACQIRERHLQVVSTSGGHLGPGLGVVELTLALYQTLDLDFDKVVWDVGHQGYPHKLITGRFTEFDSLRQQNGVAGYLKRTENKFDHFGAGHASTSISAALGMAIARDRKGENHKCVAVIGDGALTGGMALEAINHAGHLPNTPFVVVLNDNDMSISPPVGALSSYLNKVRLSPPLQFLSDSVQESVKNIPLIGKDIPEELKNIKGSVRRLAVPKVGAVFEELGFTYMGPIDGHNIGNLINTFNAAHRLKKPVLVHVVTTKGKGYPYAEADQVGYHAQSAFDLTTGKSIPSNKPKPVSYSKIFGQTLLKICEQDSKVIGITAAMATGTGLDILQKNIPDQYVDVGIAEQHAVTLAAGMSCDGLKPVVAIYSTFLQRAFDQLIHDVGIQNLPVSFVLDRAGIVGADGPTHQGQYDISYMRSIPNFVLMAPKDESELQRMLITSINHKGPTALRIPRGSGLGVAVMDEGWEPINIGEGEILEEGNDILIIAYGSMVASAIETSKILKDMKINACIVNARFVKPLDQKLIVPLASRIKKVVTMEEGTLIGGFGSAIVELFNDNEVNIPVYRIGIPDVLVDHASPDQSKKKLGLMPDQMADKIIEKFKLNN
- the psaK gene encoding photosystem I reaction center subunit PsaK, with the protein product MLTTLFAAADPATFSWSPKCAMIMITCNGIAYAIARANIQKPNEGFEIPNSTFYGGLSHASVVGANCLGHIFGIGAILGLASRGVL
- a CDS encoding DUF3593 domain-containing protein: MNDFFLMFLEKLATLDNTVLFAASIIPYSIFLFYLYKLKSINRFVKTGFSLTVFFVFITILLSILSLTYYDKTLVEVDLLHGSAEFFLTLSDFVILFGFLKILNNLEVNNS
- a CDS encoding DUF2499 domain-containing protein, with the protein product MHELSFGTWLIHISSVVEWIYAIFIIKKISNFEKYKTFFWLSLAMIPNLISAMCAITWHIFDNQESLYGLVTLQGILTFIGNSTLAIATIVIYKTSFTYE
- a CDS encoding peroxiredoxin; the encoded protein is MRNLVLCLSISFFLLINFNSALAFDFAPEVGDLAPDFHLEGFNKKIKTKTMWELSDFQGKWLVIYFYPKDFTVGCTIEAKGFSELKNDFSKYNAEIVGISADNQDSHESFCREKSINYTLLSDPNGIISDKYGSWIPPFSDRNTFLISPEGKISYRWISVLPINHAKEVLNVLKKKR
- the rpmB gene encoding 50S ribosomal protein L28 encodes the protein MSRVCELTGAKANNGMAVSHSHIRTKKLQQVNLQKRRLWWEEGKKWVNIKISTKALKSIQKVGLDKFAKSNGVDLKKF
- the htpG gene encoding molecular chaperone HtpG, giving the protein MEKGEIRINTENIFPIIKKAVYSDHEIFLRELVSNGVDAISKRRMASMAGDCENNEEAQVKITIDREKNTLTISDNGIGMNDEEIKKYINQVAFSSAEEFLTKYKKDNDEFIGHFGLGFYSSFMVAEKVDILTKSAIGESKAFKWSCDGSPNFTLEESERETIGTDVILHLLEEEKEFIEPERIKSLIKKYCDFMPIDVLLEGETINKKNPPWRKQSSELKDEDYIELYKYLYPFQGDPLLWIHLNTDYPYDIQGILYFPKLSGRADWEKGEIKLFCNQVFVSDSIKEIVPKYLLPLRGVIDSTDIPLNVSRSALQTDRKVRSISSFISKKIANKLKDLIKNSPEFYAEIWDSISAFIKIGAIEDEKFADLVDKSIIFETIINSEKDVTKDIDNKSLIKSNDKYFTTLANYKERNNINDSKKIIYCSDIIAQSSALNICLSDNKEVIKSDPLIDAQFLPWLESKNEDYQFQRVDSEINELQDNEANEIVDKDGKSNTENLRETIVKALNNEKVTVKVQSLSSQGAPPAMILLPEQMRRINDMGAYMEQKMPGLPEYHVLLINKEHPLIIGLNKITGNKIIIDKKEPIENPLASKIANHVYSMAKLSVGGLDQEQIINLQNNNAELISELLNSTT